One window of the Diospyros lotus cultivar Yz01 chromosome 12, ASM1463336v1, whole genome shotgun sequence genome contains the following:
- the LOC127787286 gene encoding scarecrow-like protein 6 has product MPLPFDFEGKGVLDFAVAEPSSSCSLSSVNPLLFQWKENWNKESCFLGREQPEPTSVLETIGSPSPPTSSSTLSSSFDGGGGGGGSTETAGVAAVSGNPSQKWQEPTTSSGPGLDSELHPVPPLLGAASAAAAPEKCGLGIDDWEGVLSESVAASPTQEQSILRWIMGDVDDPSMGLNKLLQTGAPPELEFPTAAFGVGDHGFGSDPVGSFFPSPNLMPPTMNPSIPTSGFPQNPIFSPLSSNLVPPLDVKPQIFSPQVLINQHQALNPQNSSCFLPYAQQENHLFSPPQPKRHNPGGLELNPPMLPHPFQLLPSYGKPKILDHELGQNQNQNHNQNHQQAIIDQIFKAAELVQTGNSALAQGILARLNHQLSPIGKPFHRAAFFCKEALQNSLNPVSATSLNSSSSSSSPFNLILKIGAYKSFSEVSPLIQFANFTCNQAMLEVLEGFNRIHVVDFDIGYGGQWASLMQELALRSCGAPSLKITAFASPSTHDQLELGLTRENLIHFAGEINMAFEFDILSLDSLSTASWSLPLRVSENEAVAVNLPVGSFSNYQLSLPMILGLVKQLAPKIVVSVDRGCDRMDLPFPAHVIHALQSYSNLLESIDAVNVNPDAMQKIERFLLQPGIEKIVMARCRSPEKSPHWRSLFLSSGFSPLALSNFAESQAECVVKRTPVRGFHVEKRQSSLVLCWQQKELISASAWRC; this is encoded by the coding sequence ATGCCCTTGCCCTTTGATTTTGAGGGGAAGGGGGTGTTAGATTTCGCCGTTGCagagccttcttcttcttgttccttgTCTTCTGTAAATCCGTTGCTGTTTCAGTGGAAGGAGAATTGGAACAAGGAGAGTTGCTTTCTTGGAAGAGAGCAGCCAGAGCCCACCTCTGTCCTGGAGACCATTGGAAGCCCAAGCCCACCGACTTCCTCATCAACCCTGTCTTCCTCCTTcgacggcggcggcggcggcggagggtCCACCGAGACGGCAGGGGTGGCGGCGGTTTCCGGCAACCCATCTCAGAAATGGCAAGAACCCACCACCAGCTCGGGTCCGGGACTTGACTCGGAGCTCCACCCGGTCCCGCCACTTCTCGGCGCCGCCTCGGCCGCCGCCGCGCCGGAGAAATGCGGGCTGGGGATCGACGACTGGGAGGGCGTGCTGTCGGAATCGGTCGCCGCCTCGCCGACCCAGGAGCAGTCCATTCTCCGGTGGATCATGGGCGACGTGGACGACCCCTCAATGGGCCTCAACAAGCTGCTCCAAACCGGCGCCCCGCCGGAGCTCGAGTTCCCCACCGCTGCTTTCGGCGTTGGCGATCACGGATTCGGGTCCGACCCGGTCGGCTCCTTCTTCCCTTCTCCCAATTTGATGCCGCCTACAATGAACCCTTCCATTCCAACTTCTGGGTTTCCTCAGAATCCCATTTTCTCTCCATTGTCAAGCAATCTGGTTCCACCTCTTGATGTAAAGCCACAGATTTTCAGTCCACAAGTTCTAATCAACCAGCACCAAGCTCTGAACCCTCAAAATTCGTCGTGTTTTTTGCCCTATGCCCAGCAAGAGAATCACCTCTTTTCCCCACCGCAGCCCAAAAGGCACAATCCTGGAGGCCTTGAGCTAAACCCTCCAATGCTTCCTCACCCGTTCCAGTTGTTGCCAAGCTACGGGAAGCCCAAGATTTTGGACCATGAATTGGGGCAAAATCAGAACCAGAACCATAATCAGAACCACCAGCAGGCCATAATCGACCAGATTTTCAAGGCAGCCGAGCTGGTCCAGACGGGGAATTCGGCTCTCGCGCAAGGGATATTGGCGCGGCTCAATCACCAGCTCTCGCCCATTGGCAAGCCATTCCACAGGGCTGCTTTCTTCTGCAAAGAGGCTCTGCAAAACAGCCTGAATCCCGTATCGGCCACTTCGCtgaactcttcttcttcttcatcttctcctttcAATCTCATCCTCAAGATTGGGGCTTACAAGTCTTTCTCCGAGGTCTCGCCTTTGATACAGTTTGCCAATTTCACTTGCAACCAGGCAATGCTCGAGGTTTTGGAGGGCTTTAATCGCATTCATGTCGTGGATTTTGATATCGGCTATGGCGGGCAGTGGGCTTCTCTGATGCAGGAGCTGGCGTTGAGGAGCTGCGGCGCCCCGTCGCTCAAAATCACGGCTTTCGCCTCGCCCTCGACTCATGATCAGCTCGAACTCGGCCTAACCAGGGAGAATTTAATCCACTTTGCCGGTGAGATTAACATGGCATTTGAATTCGACATCCTAAGCCTTGATTCGTTGAGCACGGCGTCGTGGTCATTGCCTCTTCGTGTCAGTGAGAACGAGGCTGTTGCCGTTAATCTCCCGGTTGGATCGTTTTCCAATTACCAATTGTCGCTCCCTATGATCCTCGGCCTGGTGAAGCAGCTTGCCCCGAAAATCGTGGTCTCGGTGGACCGGGGCTGCGATAGAATGGACCTCCCATTTCCAGCCCATGTAATTCATGCCCTCCAGTCTTACTCGAACCTGCTCGAATCGATTGATGCTGTAAATGTGAACCCGGATGCGATGCAAAAGATTGAGAGGTTCTTGCTCCAACCCGGGATCGAGAAAATTGTGATGGCTCGCTGTCGATCCCCGGAGAAGTCCCCACATTGGCGGAGCCTTTTCTTGTCATCCGGGTTCTCCCCATTGGCCTTGAGTAATTTTGCAGAATCACAAGCCGAGTGTGTGGTGAAGAGGACTCCGGTTAGGGGTTTTCACGTCGAGAAGAGGCAGTCCTCCCTCGTTCTCTGCTGGCAACAGAAGGAACTCATCTCGGCCTCGGCTTGGAGGTGCTGA